Proteins from a single region of Fundidesulfovibrio magnetotacticus:
- a CDS encoding HDOD domain-containing protein, with translation MGTVYIEDLRPGMILSADVRSRQGRLLFSRGLILDDLSIQTLKFWGVTETLVDGHDQQALDRERIRSLDPALARRAWELAGERLSLSRQDHPAVRELRRVAFIHLVASGDSPPPPPRHDPPPPEPRKRPDLARLSGGAVKLASLPAVVAQVLEAIKDPNVSYAYVADVIGKDTSLSAKLLKLVNSALYGFPEPVDTISRAVTVVGANRLTSLALGVSLINVFDAIPRDLLDMRSFWTHSLACAVLARLLAVNAGHPNEERCFVAGLLHDIGRLVMLKNHPAHSLNAFWHARERNTALCGVEKELWSFDHAQLGARLLAAWKFPPSLERAVGEHHCADCKPPQQDAALVHLADVMAHALGIGQSGSPLAPPLSLPAWELINIPRSALGAAAAQAGRQLDDIERILLADHDAAAQAS, from the coding sequence ATGGGCACGGTCTACATAGAAGACCTGCGTCCCGGCATGATTTTGTCCGCCGACGTGCGCAGCCGTCAGGGCAGACTCCTGTTCTCCAGGGGCCTCATTCTCGACGACCTCTCCATCCAGACGCTCAAGTTCTGGGGCGTCACCGAAACGCTCGTGGACGGCCACGACCAGCAGGCGCTGGACCGCGAACGCATCCGCTCCCTGGACCCGGCCCTGGCCCGGCGAGCCTGGGAACTGGCCGGGGAGCGCCTGAGCCTCTCCCGGCAGGACCACCCCGCCGTGCGCGAACTCAGGCGCGTGGCCTTCATCCACCTGGTGGCCTCCGGCGACTCGCCGCCGCCTCCCCCGCGCCACGATCCGCCGCCGCCCGAACCCCGCAAGCGCCCCGACCTGGCCCGCCTCTCCGGCGGCGCGGTGAAGCTGGCCTCCCTGCCCGCCGTGGTGGCCCAGGTGCTGGAAGCCATCAAGGACCCCAACGTCTCCTATGCCTACGTGGCCGACGTGATCGGCAAAGACACCTCGCTCTCGGCCAAACTTCTCAAACTGGTCAATTCGGCCCTCTACGGTTTCCCCGAGCCCGTGGACACCATCAGCCGCGCCGTCACCGTGGTGGGGGCCAACCGCCTCACCAGCCTGGCATTGGGGGTGTCGCTCATCAACGTCTTCGACGCCATCCCCCGCGACCTCCTGGACATGCGCTCCTTCTGGACCCACAGCCTGGCCTGCGCCGTGCTGGCCCGGCTCCTGGCCGTGAACGCCGGGCATCCCAACGAGGAACGCTGCTTCGTGGCCGGGCTCCTGCACGACATCGGACGCCTGGTGATGCTCAAGAACCACCCCGCGCACTCGCTCAACGCCTTCTGGCACGCGCGCGAACGCAACACCGCCCTGTGCGGCGTGGAGAAAGAACTCTGGAGCTTCGACCACGCCCAGCTGGGCGCGCGACTGCTCGCGGCATGGAAGTTCCCCCCCAGTCTGGAGCGCGCCGTGGGCGAACACCACTGCGCGGACTGCAAGCCCCCGCAGCAGGACGCCGCCCTGGTCCACCTGGCCGACGTGATGGCCCACGCCCTGGGCATCGGACAGAGCGGATCGCCCCTGGCCCCGCCGCTCTCGCTGCCCGCGTGGGAACTCATCAACATCCCCCGGAGCGCCCTGGGCGCCGCCGCCGCGCAGGCAGGCCGCCAGCTCGACGACATCGAACGCATCCTCCTGGCAGATCATGACGCCGCCGCGCAAGCCAGCTAG